The genomic interval TGATTGTCGGACTGTCGATCCTGCTCAGCGTGATGCGCGGCGCAGTACGCGAAATTCTCGCGCTGGCGTCCTGGGTGGCGGCATTCCTCGTGGCGAATACCTACGGGGTGTGGCTGGCGGCGCAACTGCCGGCAGCCATTCCGGGAGAAGCGCTGAAGCTGCTGGCGGCTTTTATCATTCTGTTTCTGATCACGTTGTTGCTGATGAGCCTGTTCACCATCGCGTTATCTGAACTGGTCAAGACCGTGGGGTTGGGTACTTTCGACCGTGGCCTTGGCGCGATTTTCGGCTTTGCGCGCGGCTTGCTGATCGTAATGGTGCTGGTGTTGCTGGCAGGTCTTACTTCATTACCGCACCAACATTTCTGGCGTGAAGCGATGTTCAGCTCACCGCTGGAGGCCTTGACCATCAAGGCGAAAACATGGCTGCCGGAAGATTTTTCCAAGCGCCTGAGTTATGACTGAATAGGACGTTTCAACATGTGCGGAATTCTCGGTGTAGTAGCGAAAAACCCCGTCAACCAGTTGCTTTACGATGGTCTGCTGGTGCTGCAGCACCGCGGCCAGGACGCGGCCGGCATCGTTACCAGCGACGGCGCGACTTTTCACATGCACAAGGCCAACGGCCTGGTGGCGGACGTGTTCCGCACGCGCAACATGCGCTCCCTGCTGGGCAACATGGGCATCG from Sulfurimicrobium lacus carries:
- a CDS encoding CvpA family protein → MTVFDYAVLLIVGLSILLSVMRGAVREILALASWVAAFLVANTYGVWLAAQLPAAIPGEALKLLAAFIILFLITLLLMSLFTIALSELVKTVGLGTFDRGLGAIFGFARGLLIVMVLVLLAGLTSLPHQHFWREAMFSSPLEALTIKAKTWLPEDFSKRLSYD